A window from Danio aesculapii chromosome 6, fDanAes4.1, whole genome shotgun sequence encodes these proteins:
- the LOC130230339 gene encoding retinal rod rhodopsin-sensitive cGMP 3',5'-cyclic phosphodiesterase subunit gamma-like produces the protein MDVAEPVEKRGGPPKFKQRTTRTFKSKAPKPGQKGFGDDIPGMEGLGTDITVVCPWEAFGDMELSDLAKYGIL, from the exons ATGGACGTTGCAGAACCCGTTGAGAAGAGAGGAGGACCACCAAAGTTCAAGCAGAGGACCACTCGCACCTTCAAGAGCAAGGCTCCCAAACCCGGACAGAAGGGCTTCGGGGACGACATCCCAGGAATGGAGGGTCTCGGCACAG ACATCACTGTGGTCTGCCCTTGGGAAGCGTTTGGAGACATGGAGCTCAGTGATCTGGCCAAATACGGCATTCTGTAA